aatttttctgtgtgTAGaactcagtggaaaaagtttggacacccctgacatactgtaaatcCTTCCCATCTAATCTGTTGGGGATAAAGAGTGTGTTTGAGGACAAATAGGAAGCAATGCAGGGAAGAAAGCGAGAGAGAAACACTACCTCTCTTTGTTTAACCCTCGTCACATTCTCACCTGTTGTCCCTCCATCAATTCCCCAGCAGCCTGTGCCAGGAAGGTGTCAGCACACACCGCCTGTGTCACTGCATGGTTTTATGTCACAGCTATGGCAGCTCTTAGGCACAATTTATAGCCAGAAGCATCTCAacatgcattatcatgctgtgTATTTAAAGTGATTtacaacaagaaaaaaggcCGGGGCCACCTGTGCAGCAGTGATGATGAGTCGCTGCCATACTTTCTGCCAAAGATGTTCTAGAACAAAAGATCCAGCCTTACTAGCTGCACCAATGGTATGAAAATGCCACTTGCTGACAGCCACTTAGGAGGGGTACTTGGCTCCCCCCAGTCATGGCGATCACTGCCTATTTATGTCTCTTTTTACTCAATGGCGCTTTCATATGACAAAATATGGTGGGTACAGACTGGCATGCCAGGAAAACTGCTACATTATGCTCTCTTACTGACTGATATGTACTGTTTTTTACTTCTAGTAAAAACCAGTTacagcaagaaaaaaatgctttagTTTAAGTTTGGTTCTCTGAGAGGGGAGCAGTCTCATTAGtctcagacttcccggtctccggccaccgAAATGTTcctaggccagctgtgagacatcatTCTCCCAGTGTGTGCTCGGTCTACCCCTGGGCCTCCGCCCGGGGGTAGCATTCCCAAGACctctcaccagggaggcatcagGACTAGATGCTTAAAGCACCTCAACTGGCTGAAGGAGCAGTAGCTCTACTCTGAACTCCTCCCAGATGACTGAGATAGAGTGAGTCCAgacaccctacagaggaaactcattttggccgcatATATCCACAGTGTTGTTCTTTCAGTTGCTATCTGAAGCATAGGTGAAGGTAGAAACGTGGCTTGACCAGTAAATCAAGCAccttgccttctggctcagctctctcaaATCAAAACATACATAGACAGTGATCCCTTGTTTTGTTACGGCtactgtttttattagggatttttatttaggataattgtgcctgttgtgagatcattcaaacctgccagaaaagcttgttgttccagtctggtgcgtgtgtgtctcaccaaacaatacaggaacattactgacacctagtaaccagtatagaagtatagaatactacataagaTCACATATTTGGTAGTGGATTCTCAATGTCTTAGAttggtattttagtttatttagccatttttatgcttgaaaatgcttaatttaggcaaaaaatgcatataatttgctaattaaaaaaaaaaaaaaggccaagtTGGcatagtggttagcgtgttggccacacagtcaggagattgggaagatctgggtttgattctcctttgggcatctctgtgtggagtttgcatgttctccgtgggttttctccgggtactctggcttcctcccacattccaaaaacatgcatgttaggttaattgtcaactctaaattgtccataggtatgaatttgagtgtgaatggttgtttgtctttatgtgccctgcgattggctggcgaccagtccagggtgtagcccacctctcgcccaaagtcagctgggataggctccagcatacccgcgaccctagtgaggataagcggcatagaagatagatggatggatggaataggCCAAACACATGCTTTGAAAACAGAATTGGACCAGTTATTTACACCCTCTGCTTCATTCATGATGAGCGTACTTGAATTCACCCATGTGTTTCTTGCAGCCATGTCTGATATAGAAGAGGAATACGAGTGAGTAACTACAACATCCATCATGTCACTTAGTCTTTCTGAAAGCACTAACTTTGCCTTGTAATGTCCGTTTTCTCTGTCCAGGGAGCAGGCAGAGGAGGGTAAGTAGAAGAGGATGTCTTCATAGGTCTCTTTATAAATACATAAGAATGAAAAGATGAGTACAGTTCAAGATCTATTTGACTACTGCCCTATTTTTATTTCCCTCCCAGAGgcagaggaggacgaggagcaGCAGTacgaagaggaagaggaggaggaaactGAGCAGCCAGAGGAGGACGAGCATGTGGAAGAAGATGAAACAGGTCAGATATGAACAGTACGGAATTTTTATTGTGACAgagtaagaatgttaaaaaaaaaacaacagtgaataaatgtacatttgtaaGTATTTTCATCTTtaagaaaaatgaatgaatgattggaTGATGATTTCTGCAAATAGATGACTTTATCAAGCTTTTATTTAAGtgattaataaataatatagtTACATTTATGTTGCATTGTTCACATGTTGGTCTCTGAAGCGTCAATACTGTAGTACACTTGAATTCAGACAGTTTTACACTGGATCAAATCTATGGTGTAAATCTAGATGAATCAaaggtaaaaataaatcaataaaggtAAGGAGCCTTTGTGCTGAGGtttaattataaataaaggGCAGTGTAAtgatattatttatgttttttgttgttttttttgctattttactaTTCGGACACGCATTCTTCTCGTTTCTCTCCCAGAGAAAAGCCAAATTTCTTCAGCGTAACAACTCTTGAAGTGTGTATAGTGCCGTAtgtaaactgtatttttttttcttatctgcAGAGGAGGAACGTCCCAAACCCAAGTAAGTCTACTTTTTGTTCTGCAGTGAACAAAGTAGGAAAACTATGCAAAATGCACCATCGTAATTTATAAAACatagctggtgtgttttgggtcattgtcctactgcagaacccaagttcatttTAGCTTGacgtcacgaacagatggccggacattctccttcaggactttttggtagacagcagaattcatggttccatttatcacagcaagccttccaggtcctgaagcagcaaaatagccccagaccatcacactaccaccaccatattttactgttggtatgctgctcttctgaaatgcggcgttacttttacgccagatgtaatgggaaacacacctacacacctacagtatttccccaaaggtctttggggatcatcaagatgttttctggcaaaattgagacaagccttactgttctttttgttcagcagttgttttcgtcttggaactctgccatgcaggccatttttgcccagtgtttttcttatggtggagttatgaacactgaccttaactgaggcaagtgaggcctgcagttgtttggatgttgttgtggggtcttttgtgacctcttggatgagtcgtcactgcggtCTTGGGGTAACATTGGTTGGCCCGCCACTCTTGGGAAGCTTCACcactgtttttgccatttgtggataatggctctcactgtggtttgctggagtcccaaagctttagaaatggctttataaccttttccagactgatagatctcaattaatctcagttatgttttgtcagggggtgcaatcactttttcacacaaggccatgtaggtttggattttttttctcccttaataataataatattgacttatatttaaatttgtttgatcatacgaaacattcaagtgtgagaaaaataagaaatcaggaagggggcaaacactttttcacaccactctatattggattggttttagcaccttCATTGTAAAAAATCTATTAAAGTGACCCCCGCCTCCTTCAATTTTTATGTGTCCTCACTGAAGAAAGTGTAGACACCCCATTAAATAGAATTACACTTATCAGCTCTAGGGGGTGCCTGGGGGTGAAATAAAAAGATTGTTCCTAATTCACTTGTTTGTGTTTCCTCCTTTCTATAGACCACTGGCCCCTCAACTTGCCCCCCCAAAGATTCCAGAAGGGGACAGAGTGGATTTTGATGTAAGAAAACTGGTTTGaaacagtggaacctgcttaaGTCGGTcccgcttatgttgacaacaTGTCTATGCCCACCGAATCCACCATGTTctttttattactaaaaagtgtccGCTTCAGTCGATGTCAACATACGTGGTCGAGCACCTTTTGTAGCACCCTCTAAATGCTTATGTCAgcatcagtcagccagtccgagggggTGTtgatactgtatttactgtgtAACTTTGAAGTTCTAGTTAAGTTATTTTGACAGCTATCAGTGCTATGATTACTACACAAAACAGTATTACCAGTCTGTCGAAGCTGCGACTTAAAAACAGTGCCAGAAAAGACAGTAGAGGAAGTCAGACAAGGCAGAAAAGCCTTAATTCAAtcatttgaattgaattgtaaCAAGACGTCCAAAAAGTTACTGGTTAAAGTGATTTGTTCCTCCAGGACATCCACAGAAAGCGAATGGAGAAAGACTTGCTGGAGCTGCACACACTGATTGACGTCCACTTTGAACAGAGGAAGAAGGATGAGGAAGAGCTTATCGGCCTCAAGGATCGAATTGTAAGTTGTGTTACAATTGCAACAGTGTACATGTTGAAAACTTGATAAAATACCGCCTGCCTGACTGGTCGGTGATTGCTTTTTATACTTAAAGGATGCTGGACTACACTTGTGTTAAGAAAGGAAACTATTTAACCCTTCATTTTCCCCCTCAActtatattttcactttttttcacttcacttcctgttggtGCTGTGCAATGATCTTATGGGCATGTAGACACATACTTTCTGTCACAATTTTTCATAATTGTACACTTATCATgagaatgataatgatgattgatttattttggacccttaatgatttatttgaactgtTCTTTTCCAATGGTAGAATGATTATAAACATACATCTTCAGTGATTGATCACAAACTCTTGAAataaaggacataaaattggcctcagatattgccagattgcaggaaatgaggtctaattttaacaattttaatacataatataattttaaaaatctgaaAGAGTtacataagtaaaaaaaatactcaaaaatactaaaataatgtgtcttttcaaatgtATTGAATTATTCTTACTGTCTTTGACAGATACCTGTAGTGTTGATATCATCTGAACATGATGTGACAATGAATGTTTCCAAACAGGAGCGGCGTCGGTCAGAGCGTGCAGAGATCCAAAGAGTCCGAGCGGAGAAGGAGAAGGACCGACAGAACCGGATTGCggtaacacacacaaacaattcTATATATAAAATAACGATACTCCGCCCCTCTAGTAGGGTCGGTTGTGAAGAACTGAGACAATATTAGTGGCTTGTTATGCATTTCTGATACATAACATTTACATGATGTGACTCTTTCACTAGCAGGATGTAAAATATGACACATAAATAAACGTTTCCTTCATTGTGTCACCAGGAGGAACGTCAGaggaaagaggaagaggaggccaaGAGAAAGGCTGATGATGAtgccaagaagaagaaagtgctATCTGGCATGGGGGCAAACTTTGGAGGCTTCCTAGCCAAGGTCAGGCTCTTCTTACTGCCTGTACTGGTGACCATACAGCCGATGGcttcagcctgtgtgtgtgtgtgtgtgtgtgtgtgtgtgtgtgtgtgtgtgtgtgtgtgtgtgtgtcccaggcTGAATTGAGGAAGGGCAAGCGTCTGACTGGCAGAGAGATTAAGAAGAAGACTCTGGCCGAGAGGCGTCAGCCGCTGGCTATCGACAATTTGAGAGAGGACTCGCTCAGGTGATTCATTTCAGTTCATGCAACTTTATACgtaaatcgtccgatactgattggtggccgatctATCAGAGCGTCCCTAGTCCCAATAGATAGCCTACACGTCCTGAATGAGCGGAACATTTCAATGTTAGAATGGTTTGaagcggttgagaaatgtgggagtaaTAAgcgaacaaaaaaacagcaaaaaacagcaaaaacggaaTGAAAAAAGGGAGAATGACTGTGGAAAAGTATAACATCCGCaatgattttgtcattgtgttgtCACACTTATTGCTCATTTGTTGCAGGATGATAGATTTCATTTTCAAaggatcaatcaatcaaagcatTAAGGGCAGTTTGGTTGCAGAAAATTCAAAATCCAACTCTGAACTCCAAAtggttaattgtatttttagaatatgacttgggccaattaaaaaaaaaaaaaacaagctctcgggctgcactttggacactctttGCTTATAGTATTCTTCTTGGGTACTGGGACGATCATGGCTTATTTTAAGCAGgaggatgtacagtatatacattttaCTGAAAGGAAAGGTTCACCTCCTTTTAAAGCGTTGGACATCTTCACTGATGTGTTAAGCTCATCGGTCAAGAGCGAAGAAAGATAATGCGTATTAAAACACtggaaaaagaataataaaagtttgtttgttttttttttatccaaaaaGGCAACAAGCCCAGGAGATGTGGAACTGGATTTACCAGCTGGAGTCTGAGAAATTTGACTACATGGAGCACATGAAGCACCAGAAATACGAGGTCAGTAGTTCTTTCAGTGTATTTgggacaaatactgtatttatttattattatttatttatttattatgtggaGGCAAAAGCTAGTTTTGCTTTTGTCGTGAGTCAGCCAATCCACGGGATATTGACTTTCCACAGTACATTGACACATTCAACAGCTTTCAATGTttcatcaatgtttttttttttatgatgtttctGTTTGGCAAAACACTATCACCTATTTATATTTCATATGCATAGATCATCGTGCTGCTGAACAGAATCCAACATGCTCAGAAATtgtgagtattttttttaagaaagatACTAATGGGTATTTATTCTGctatataccgtaatttccggtgtgtaAGACTCACTggtgtttaagccacacccactaaatttagagaggaaatacagatttgtacatatataagccacaccggactataagctgcacatgtccacgtcataaaatggcctACTGTGGTGCACACAAGttcgtgaggaccaggtagtttgttttttgacaggagccaatcataagCTATGAGAAAACGATTATTGCTgccggggtgctgcaatgatgtcagcctccctttgggctccctctggtggacagaggcagcattccAGCGCCCCGGCAgcaataaccaatgaaatgcattatgggatgaagttaaaatagtttgtTTTTGATTTTAAACTGATTTTAAACTTGGTACTTGCCTTGTATATATTTCTTACCtggcttttgagtgttaagtcgcTGTGTGATCACTTTatcgttctttgtaagatgacaccgtgagtcagactgttacatcaAGTAaagacctcctgcaatttccgatgggttgatgAGCTTGTAGTGAGTCCCcttatagctcatgattggctcccgtttgctcactgactcgcaagcggcacagtatttcaaggattagtagtagttctgaagcaagaagatgtcatgagattagaacatggccacaaattagccgcaccgctgtataaaccgcagggttcaaagtttacgaAAAAAGTAACGGCTTAGactccggaaattacggtattttttttttttcctccttcaatctttgttttgtgttacagTAAAAAAGGGCAAGGCAAAGGAAAAGTGGGCGGCCGCTGGAAGTAAAAGGACTAATAAAAGAAatctaaaatgtaaaagtaCACAAGAAGTCCTCTCCTGTGTGTGAGACTGTTTGTTGATAATGTATTATAATAAAAGCACGCACAATCTTTGTTGAAGATTCATTTTCAACTCCACCAAGTGCAAAAAGACATATTTGTTAGCCAGTTACTATACACTACTTTTGAAAATCTTGCTGGGGCGGCATCCTAAGTACATGGGCTAAGATGAACCTATTGAAATTTTAGTGAGGGTCTGGATAAAAATATAGATACAGGATTTTATTTTCTATCCCTCACTTTGTTCATGAAGTATATCCAACTATCTATGGCATTTTCTTGTTTGGGGCCAAGTTGGGCAGTGACCCACaagatccagcagatggtgctgtggTGAAGCAGAAATGGTTGGATGATGGGGTACTGGCCGGACTCGAACCTGCTCCAACCAGTGTTGtcaaattacttaaaaaaaataatttgttatagttactagttactttctcCAAAAAGTAACTGAATTAGTAACAGATgcactccttcataaatgtaattagttaccggGAGAAGTAATTATTgctttacttttttgaaaaaccttatATGTAAAAGAATTtggatttagctttgtagtgACGTATGCTGTTGAGAGATTCTCCATCAAAacactagggggcagtgttaATCCTTTCGCCGCCGCTGCTTCTTTCGCTTCTTTTGCTGCAAGAAGAGGAAACAACAAATTCAAACTTGCCTTTCTTTTCGTGTCCATTTCAAGCGACACaccttttttctcctcctctttctttTTTGACACCTCCTCCCGCTGTTTCCTGACGACGGCGAGGCGGGCGAGATCAGCTTTGGTCCGTTTTCCTCGCGAAATGCGTCTCCATATGCGCTCCTttgctttctgcttctcaagctCCTCTCTGTGCGCATACAGGTATGTTCTTTTAAGTAAAtgttttgaaacattttcatcagattaatcacagttttcaaatgaattaatcagggttaatcactatttgcaactgtgtctgaaatatgcctattttaactgtattttattaacaaataTATGTAACTGTACACAGTTATATATATTCGTATGTATTAACAGATCCAAATGGGGCTAATAATCACACTTTCACtgcgttattatgagcaatgtggggttgcattcaaagacaccaagtacCTTAatttgaatttacattttttgtattttttgggatTCCAAAGCATCCTTAAAGCTGCAGATTGTACAttcgcattaagagttacaaagtgagtgataagaatatccacttactttttttctgttgtctttctgtttatttagaccacatgcacacacacacgcataataaagacgttattgtgatgttcggagcgtccatgaatgcatctcgagCGAGTGTGGcgaaaacaggaagtgttgttccgaaaACAAACGGAGAGACTTGTTTGCGAGTTGATATCTATTTCAGATTAGCTATGGGGTGCAAATggcctttggacacacctggtaTAAGGTTAGTAATACTCAGAAATGTATGTGTAATATTTGCGGACCCAAGAAAGCATTCTCCAAAAAGTAGTTACTCAGCACCTCTCTCTCCTCGACAACTGCTGGGACTCTTCCAGTTCGATCTGCGTCACATTCTTGGATTTCTGAGTAACTCTGTTGCGGTTCTCGATTTCTAATCAAGCCCTCCACACCCGCTCTCTTCCTCTGTATGCGCAAGTATAGATTAAAACGCAAATAGCCAAACATTGcactccattaaaaaaaaacattatcagtgaagcataaagacataaacatgtaaaaaaaaaaaaaaaaggcgggctttttaacagtggtgcatGTATGTCATTAAAAAGTACAGGGAAGCCTTCTGTGAGAggtttaatgacacctgggagCTTTCATCGTCACTGTCATCTGACCCTGACACTTGTAACTTCTCATCCGGCTTGTCATTCTGAGCCGCACcctcattttcttcttcttcctgaaTCATGTCATTATCAGTCACACCACAAAGTCAAAAAGACCATCAGAGGGCCCCCTTACCCTGTATTGGGCTGGGGGGGAAAGCACTGGACATTCCGGGACACTGGACGCCACCCCCGCCCTCAGTCGCCACCACAGGGGGCCCTCTTTACGCTTTAATATCTATCAAGTGAGtcgctcttcctcttcttcgttTAATCATTTAACCAGCAGCTTGTTCGCTTGAGCGCCCCCGTATGGCAGGAATGTGGCCTTAGGCAAAGCTACACTTGCACACTATAAAGAGATGGTTTTCGAAGGTGTACGACTACTCAATAACTAAATACATCatacaataaatacatgaaaatatttaattctcAATTTTAACTGAGGTATTGATTtaacaaaatgtttattattactgCATGCATGTAATATTTCCGTGTATTCTCTACTGCAGTCTCCTGTGCTGTTTTCAACACGTCAGAAGAGTGTAAGAATAGGTTTATTATTATGGTGGAAGTTAATTAGTGGTTTCAAACTGCATCACAACactgtttctcatattttgccCACACATGTAGCTAAGTAAGGTAAAAGAATACCTGTAACTGGACACCGATATCGGtgttaaggccctgtcacaccttgacgatttagccagcttgcaccaaaaatttggccaatacgctggcgtacgtcgaataagttgtgggtaagttttgtataagttaagagcacgctgaagcacgccggcatatgtcgtccaaaaattttcgacgtatgtcaacgtatgattcgtacgtcccgcatacgcgggcaataagtgatgcgatcgttgacgcccgttcacacacgtgatttgtaagttacgcacaagtcgtaatacgtcaacatacgttgagacaaaactgtgccttcttggctct
This genomic interval from Dunckerocampus dactyliophorus isolate RoL2022-P2 chromosome 18, RoL_Ddac_1.1, whole genome shotgun sequence contains the following:
- the tnnt1 gene encoding troponin T, slow skeletal muscle, translating into MSDIEEEYEEQAEEEAEEDEEQQYEEEEEEETEQPEEDEHVEEDETEEERPKPKPLAPQLAPPKIPEGDRVDFDDIHRKRMEKDLLELHTLIDVHFEQRKKDEEELIGLKDRIERRRSERAEIQRVRAEKEKDRQNRIAEERQRKEEEEAKRKADDDAKKKKVLSGMGANFGGFLAKAELRKGKRLTGREIKKKTLAERRQPLAIDNLREDSLRQQAQEMWNWIYQLESEKFDYMEHMKHQKYEIIVLLNRIQHAQKFKKGQGKGKVGGRWK